One Lasioglossum baleicum chromosome 6, iyLasBale1, whole genome shotgun sequence genomic window carries:
- the LOC143209651 gene encoding uncharacterized protein LOC143209651 isoform X1, translating to MNTKTNHEYTSNSYNGGIMGSDSPAALLDMLAEVASQTLHSEKTHNKSLLTTQCKLKKDYTRRKPQEVSFSVPQLLSMPASQLVKQFSIFTSDELKRQYSYTCALVVGCGQKYTSFASEGRARMSIKAHLAEHLEYLKTNKETYKTFTVKSVNHKNNKTNSQSKKNRLQSSRKPQETLNKENKNVIIEKSTNYLRDILLNDSSFKELDKNKSFEKLDKSKKLHNAEQNDIDKTDFKVFGDHSYFERLKDEDPSGKEATLGNVLENAGMDENIVLMVVGADTVHMKEYSHINQKLSEKISQEPDTIYLPDISWSADNCNKNSEITTTKPKGKAKFIGTSKEEREMALAFMDRIKKKGNPTGSNLECRICNPPRSFTAPTTLVSHYRSHAGIKPYECRICRAVFTRRHSLKYHMLIHQNQTRFTCHDCGKKFRHPSHFREHRRRHTGEAPFGCDDCGQRFKTRNTYKRHLKTRHGKVLTTTGELLYLSEEDFQKVRTNRKKKNDVAKERVVDEAITAAKTLMDYQSDNNQFQNVTTERYIINNDANDNNRNWESNDAIKLIKNCFDTYEVCSESQLNKTDSIETEIPIDNRVSNKAEDRLPMEYTDKVQGNLPELQNVSYNKLEVIKDDKSELIYQSINEPSSYIKIEYNSSINDENENNTEFQENFEFAGKQFKNRIQIVEHNEEQFCNGLLSETIDEHCNRHIILTEEDEDDNNVNIHDDKSYEEKHEIILARDLINTNILQPDNQNVNEAAKNILLEQNEESILNQDKAIGNHQTIVRDLIKSRVITPLNNIFRKGQKLMHQTKQRIYINNEPLTSIIVQNKCVNIVPQFQACHNGQTKSKLQPNQNRKLTSKHVQKVNINQNGNENTILLLTNDALQNNILKIEQTNTVDSFGVNITKK from the exons ATGAACACCAAAACAAACCATGAATacacttctaattcgtacaatgGAG GTATTATGGGAAGCGACAGTCCTGCCGCTTTACTAGATATGCTAGCAGAAGTTGCATCTCAAACATTGCACTCGGAGAAAACGCATAACAAATCATTATTAACAACGCAATGCAAATTGAAAAAAGATTATACACGAAGAAAACCCCAAGAAGTATCTTTTAGCGTGCCTCAGCTTTTGTCTATGCCTGCATCGCAATTAGTGAAACAGTTCTCGATTTTTACGAGCGACGAATTGAAAAGACAATATTCTTATACTTGTGCCTTGGTTGTGGGATGCGGCCAGAAGTACACCAGTTTCGCGAGCGAAGGAAGAGCAAGGATGTCTATTAAAGCGCATTTGGCGGAACATTTGGAATATTTAAAAACGAACAAAGAAACCT ATAAAACTTTTACCGTGAAGTCTGTGaatcataaaaataataagacaaATTCTCAAAGTAAGAAGAATAGACTACAATCGTCGAGAAAACCGCAGGAGACATTGAACAAGGAGAACAAGAACGTTATCATAGAAAAATCAACGAATTATCTTCGAGACATTCTATTAAACGATTCCAGCTTCAAAGAAttagataaaaataaaagtttcgagaAACTGGATAAATCTAAGAAACTGCATAACGCCGAGCAAAATGACATAGATAAAACAGACTTCAAAGTTTTCGGGGATCACAGTTACTTTGAGCGCTTGAAAGATGAGGATCCTAGCGGTAAGGAAGCAACTCTTGGTAATGTCCTAGAAAACGCAGGAATGGATGAAAAT ATTGTACTTATGGTTGTCGGCGCAGATACCGTTCACATGAAGGAGTATTCGCACATCAATCAAAAACTGTCGGAGAAAATCAGTCAAGAACCAGACACCATCTATTTACCTG ACATATCATGGTCAGCCGATAACTGCAACAAAAATTCAGAGATCACAACAACTAAACCTAAAGGGAAAGCAAAGTTTATAGGTACCAGCAAAGAAGAACGGGAAATGGCACTAGCGTTCATGGATCGTATCAAGAAGAAGGGAAACCCAACTGGGAGCAATCTTGAATGTCGAATTTGTAATCCGCCAAGAAGTTTTACAGCACCGACAACTTTGGTATCTCATTATCGGAGTCATGCTGGAATAAAACCATACGAATGTCGTATATGCAGAGCAGTTTTTACGAGAAGGCACAGTTTAAAGTATCACATGCTAATTCATCAAAATCAAACACGATTCACGTGTCATGATTGCGGAAAGAAGTTCAGACATCCGTCGCACTTTAGGGAACATCGACGCCGTCATACTGGAGAAGCACCATTTGGATGTGACGATTGTGGGCAGAG GTTTAAGACCAGAAATACTTACAAACGCCATTTGAAAACAAGACACGGTAAAGTTTTAACAACTACTGGAGAATTATTATATCTCTCCGAAGAAGACTTTCAAAAAGTACGGACTaacaggaagaagaagaacgatGTAGCCAAGGAACGTGTGGTAGACGAGGCTATAACCGCAGCAAAAACATTAATGGATTATCAAAGCGATAACAATCAATTTCAAAATGTTACGACTGaaagatatattataaataacgatGCTAACGATAATAACAGAAATTGGGAGTCGAACGATGCAATAAAGCTTATCAAGAACTGTTTTGACACTTACGAGGTTTGCTCGGAATCTCAATTAAATAAGACTGATTCTATAGAGACTGAAATACCTATAGATAATAGAGTTTCTAATAAAGCCGAGGATAGGTTACCGATGGAATACACGGATAAAGTACAAGGGAACTTGCCAGAATTACAAAATGTTTCTTACAATAAGTTAGAAGTAATTAAAGACGATAAATCTGAGTTAATTTATCAGAGCATTAACGAGCCATCGTCATATATTAAAATCGAATATAACAGTTCGATTAATGACGAGAATGAAAATAAtacagaatttcaagaaaatttcgAGTTCGCGgggaaacaatttaaaaatcgtattcAAATAGTAGAGCATAACGAGGAACAATTTTGTAACGGGCTCTTGAGCGAAACTATTGATGAACATTGCAATAGGCATATAATTCTTACcgaagaagacgaagacgatAATAATGTCAACATTCATGATGATAAATCTTACgaagaaaaacatgaaattattTTGGCGAGAGATTTAATAAACACCAACATTCTGCAGCCAGATAATCAAAACGTTAACGAAGctgctaaaaatattttattagaacAGAATGAAGAATCTATACTGAACCAAGATAAAGCAATAGGTAACCATCAAACTATCGTACGAGATTTAATAAAAAGTCGTGTAATTACACCATTGAACAACATTTTTAGAAAGGGTCAGAAACTAATGCATCAAACGAAACAgcgtatatatattaataacgaACCATTGACAAGTATAATAGTACAAAATAAATGTGTCAACATTGTTCCGCAATTTCAAGCTTGTCACAATGGGCAAACAAAATCGAAATTGCAGCCGAATCAAAATCGAAAGCTAACGAGTAAACATGTTCAAAAAGTCAATATCAATCAAAACGGAAATGAAAATACCATTTTATTATTGACTAACGACGCTTTACAGAACAACATCCTTAAGATTGAACAAACTAACACTGTCGACAGTTTCGGCGTAAATATTACGAAGAAGTAA
- the LOC143209651 gene encoding uncharacterized protein LOC143209651 isoform X2 — MNTKTNHEYTSNSYNGGIMGSDSPAALLDMLAEVASQTLHSEKTHNKSLLTTQCKLKKDYTRRKPQEVSFSVPQLLSMPASQLVKQFSIFTSDELKRQYSYTCALVVGCGQKYTSFASEGRARMSIKAHLAEHLEYLKTNKETYKTFTVKSVNHKNNKTNSQSKKNRLQSSRKPQETLNKENKNVIIEKSTNYLRDILLNDSSFKELDKNKSFEKLDKSKKLHNAEQNDIDKTDFKVFGDHSYFERLKDEDPSGKEATLGNVLENAGMDENIVLMVVGADTVHMKEYSHINQKLSEKISQEPDTIYLPDISWSADNCNKNSEITTTKPKGKAKFIGTSKEEREMALAFMDRIKKKGNPTGSNLECRICNPPRSFTAPTTLVSHYRSHAGIKPYECRICRAVFTRRHSLKYHMLIHQNQTRFTCHDCGKKFRHPSHFREHRRRHTGEAPFGCDDCGQRFKTRNTYKRHLKTRHGKVLTTTGELLYLSEEDFQKVRTNRKKKNDVAKERVVDEAITAAKTLMDYQSDNNQFQNVTTERYIINNDANDNNRNWESNDAIKLIKNCFDTYEVCSESQLNKTDSIETEIPIDNRVSNKAEDRLPMEYTDKVQGNLPELQNVSYNKLEVIKDDKSELIYQSINEPSSYIKIEYNSSINDENENNTEFQENFEFAGKQFKNRIQIVEHNEEQFCNGLLSETIDEHCNRHIILTEEDEDDNNVNIHDDKSYEEKHEIILARDLINTNILQPDNQNVNEAAKNILLEQNEESILNQDKAIERVRN; from the exons ATGAACACCAAAACAAACCATGAATacacttctaattcgtacaatgGAG GTATTATGGGAAGCGACAGTCCTGCCGCTTTACTAGATATGCTAGCAGAAGTTGCATCTCAAACATTGCACTCGGAGAAAACGCATAACAAATCATTATTAACAACGCAATGCAAATTGAAAAAAGATTATACACGAAGAAAACCCCAAGAAGTATCTTTTAGCGTGCCTCAGCTTTTGTCTATGCCTGCATCGCAATTAGTGAAACAGTTCTCGATTTTTACGAGCGACGAATTGAAAAGACAATATTCTTATACTTGTGCCTTGGTTGTGGGATGCGGCCAGAAGTACACCAGTTTCGCGAGCGAAGGAAGAGCAAGGATGTCTATTAAAGCGCATTTGGCGGAACATTTGGAATATTTAAAAACGAACAAAGAAACCT ATAAAACTTTTACCGTGAAGTCTGTGaatcataaaaataataagacaaATTCTCAAAGTAAGAAGAATAGACTACAATCGTCGAGAAAACCGCAGGAGACATTGAACAAGGAGAACAAGAACGTTATCATAGAAAAATCAACGAATTATCTTCGAGACATTCTATTAAACGATTCCAGCTTCAAAGAAttagataaaaataaaagtttcgagaAACTGGATAAATCTAAGAAACTGCATAACGCCGAGCAAAATGACATAGATAAAACAGACTTCAAAGTTTTCGGGGATCACAGTTACTTTGAGCGCTTGAAAGATGAGGATCCTAGCGGTAAGGAAGCAACTCTTGGTAATGTCCTAGAAAACGCAGGAATGGATGAAAAT ATTGTACTTATGGTTGTCGGCGCAGATACCGTTCACATGAAGGAGTATTCGCACATCAATCAAAAACTGTCGGAGAAAATCAGTCAAGAACCAGACACCATCTATTTACCTG ACATATCATGGTCAGCCGATAACTGCAACAAAAATTCAGAGATCACAACAACTAAACCTAAAGGGAAAGCAAAGTTTATAGGTACCAGCAAAGAAGAACGGGAAATGGCACTAGCGTTCATGGATCGTATCAAGAAGAAGGGAAACCCAACTGGGAGCAATCTTGAATGTCGAATTTGTAATCCGCCAAGAAGTTTTACAGCACCGACAACTTTGGTATCTCATTATCGGAGTCATGCTGGAATAAAACCATACGAATGTCGTATATGCAGAGCAGTTTTTACGAGAAGGCACAGTTTAAAGTATCACATGCTAATTCATCAAAATCAAACACGATTCACGTGTCATGATTGCGGAAAGAAGTTCAGACATCCGTCGCACTTTAGGGAACATCGACGCCGTCATACTGGAGAAGCACCATTTGGATGTGACGATTGTGGGCAGAG GTTTAAGACCAGAAATACTTACAAACGCCATTTGAAAACAAGACACGGTAAAGTTTTAACAACTACTGGAGAATTATTATATCTCTCCGAAGAAGACTTTCAAAAAGTACGGACTaacaggaagaagaagaacgatGTAGCCAAGGAACGTGTGGTAGACGAGGCTATAACCGCAGCAAAAACATTAATGGATTATCAAAGCGATAACAATCAATTTCAAAATGTTACGACTGaaagatatattataaataacgatGCTAACGATAATAACAGAAATTGGGAGTCGAACGATGCAATAAAGCTTATCAAGAACTGTTTTGACACTTACGAGGTTTGCTCGGAATCTCAATTAAATAAGACTGATTCTATAGAGACTGAAATACCTATAGATAATAGAGTTTCTAATAAAGCCGAGGATAGGTTACCGATGGAATACACGGATAAAGTACAAGGGAACTTGCCAGAATTACAAAATGTTTCTTACAATAAGTTAGAAGTAATTAAAGACGATAAATCTGAGTTAATTTATCAGAGCATTAACGAGCCATCGTCATATATTAAAATCGAATATAACAGTTCGATTAATGACGAGAATGAAAATAAtacagaatttcaagaaaatttcgAGTTCGCGgggaaacaatttaaaaatcgtattcAAATAGTAGAGCATAACGAGGAACAATTTTGTAACGGGCTCTTGAGCGAAACTATTGATGAACATTGCAATAGGCATATAATTCTTACcgaagaagacgaagacgatAATAATGTCAACATTCATGATGATAAATCTTACgaagaaaaacatgaaattattTTGGCGAGAGATTTAATAAACACCAACATTCTGCAGCCAGATAATCAAAACGTTAACGAAGctgctaaaaatattttattagaacAGAATGAAGAATCTATACTGAACCAAGATAAAGCAATAG AAAGGGTCAGAAACTAA
- the Rasp gene encoding protein-cysteine N-palmitoyltransferase Rasp isoform X1, with translation MSTVINRATSLPKYESLFYFTCWTGAVLYSVYKVSLFSTYFNDYHDVYNDFSQGWIWLGRKQDVSDQEWKTWIPLITRLMPWLFLHHSVSHVIKALPNTMVRHIHTFPRTNLFLSYLLINNVFLQLLCYWYIFTSVSFLYFSIGISGALCTLIQPSVLYILTYKRKNHIIWLINTLFLFLIHFLKIPDGAFQNMLQLSDEEHYLLTLTMCWIQLRSISCSIDKHISVANYYDDTSHFFRNFLWALAYSLYLPTLHLGPLILYHEFIDSIKKPFQAWKLAELGCFLLNLARYVFWILFADFCLHFLYFNAMHYHPKAVESLNPWALYGLGYCMGQFFLIKYVVVYGLNRSLCGIDRIKAPSQPKCVARVHLYSDMWKYFDEGLYKFLVRYMYTPLLTSNFNKLLASFLCFTFVFVWHGMQTNICIWAFLNFVGLNVENFMKLIEKSKYCANIRERYMSPTNARRVHCVLTSPLLAMSVISNFYFFAGEEVGHIYVYRILNDMWYSTIILLYFLYCCCQVSIDIKSWESREF, from the exons ATGTCGACAGTGATAAACAGAGCTACAAGCTTACCAAAATATGAAAGTCTGTTTTACTTTACCTGTTGGACCGGCGCCGTTCTCTATTCCGTTTATAAAGTATCTTTATTCAGTACTT ACTTCAACGATTATCATGATGTCTACAATGATTTTTCTCAAGGATGGATATGGCTAGGAAGGAAACAAGACGTTTCCGATCAAGAATGGAAAACATGGATACCGTTAATAACCAGATTAATGCCATGGTTATTTCTTCATCACTCCGTTAGCCATGTCATAAAAGCTTTACCAAACACCATGGTTCGACATATTCATACTTTTCCGCGCACTAATCTGTTTCTTTCTTATTTACTAATTAACAATGTATTCTTACAGCTATTATGCTACTGGTACATTTTCACATCTGTCTCATTCTTGTATTTTTCTATCGGTATATCAGGCGCATTATGCACGCTAATTCAGCCAAGCGTATTGTATATTCTAACATATAAACGCAAGAACCATATCATATGGCTCATAAATACATTATTCTTGTTCTTAATACATTTCCTCAAAATTCCTGACGGCGCTTTTCAAAATATGCTACAACTGAGCGACGAAGAACATTATCTTCTAACTCTTACAATGTGTTGGATTCAATTAAGAAGCATTAGTTGCAGCATAGACAAACATATATCCGTGGCGAATTATTACGACGATACATCGCACTTCTTCAGGAATTTTTTGTGGGCATTAGCGTACTCCTTATATTTGCCCACGTTACATTTAGGTCCATTGATTTTATACCATGAATTCATAGATTCT ATAAAAAAACCATTCCAAGCTTGGAAATTAGCCGAACTCGGATGTTTTCTTTTAAATCTAGCGAGATATGTGTTCTGGATACTATTTGCTGATTTTTGCttacattttctttattttaacgCAATGCATTATCATCCTAAG GCTGTCGAATCTTTAAATCCATGGGCTTTGTATGGATTAGGATACTGCATGGGTcaattttttctaattaaatatgttgtagtatATGGTCTGAATCGTTCTTTGTGTGGAATTGATCGGATTAAAGCTCCTTCCCAGCCAAAATGTGTGGCGAGAGTCCATTTGTATTCTGATATGTGGAAATATTTTGACGAGGGTTTATACAAATTTCTTGTAAG ATATATGTACACACCATTGTTAACATCGAATTTTAATAAGCTGCTTGCTTCATTTCTGTGCTTTACATTCGTTTTCGTGTGGCACGGAATGCaaacaaatatttgtatttgGGCATTCCTGAATTTCGTAGGATTGAACGTTGAGAACTTCATGAAGTTAATCGAGAAGAGTAAATATTGCGCTAACATACGGGAAAGATATATGTCGCCAACAAATGCTCGAAGAGTTCATTGTGTTTTAACAAGTCCCTTGCTGGCAATGTCAGTAATATCGAACTTTTATTTCTTCGCCGGCGAGGAAGTTGGACATATCTATGTTTATAGGATATTAAACG ATATGTGGTACTCCACTATTATTTTACTCTATTTCCTGTACTGCTGCTGCCAAGTTTCCATAGATATAAAAAGCTGGGAATCGAGAGAATTCTGA
- the Rasp gene encoding protein-cysteine N-palmitoyltransferase Rasp isoform X2 encodes MSTVINRATSLPKYESLFYFTCWTGAVLYSVYKVSLFSTYFNDYHDVYNDFSQGWIWLGRKQDVSDQEWKTWIPLITRLMPWLFLHHSVSHVIKALPNTMLLCYWYIFTSVSFLYFSIGISGALCTLIQPSVLYILTYKRKNHIIWLINTLFLFLIHFLKIPDGAFQNMLQLSDEEHYLLTLTMCWIQLRSISCSIDKHISVANYYDDTSHFFRNFLWALAYSLYLPTLHLGPLILYHEFIDSIKKPFQAWKLAELGCFLLNLARYVFWILFADFCLHFLYFNAMHYHPKAVESLNPWALYGLGYCMGQFFLIKYVVVYGLNRSLCGIDRIKAPSQPKCVARVHLYSDMWKYFDEGLYKFLVRYMYTPLLTSNFNKLLASFLCFTFVFVWHGMQTNICIWAFLNFVGLNVENFMKLIEKSKYCANIRERYMSPTNARRVHCVLTSPLLAMSVISNFYFFAGEEVGHIYVYRILNDMWYSTIILLYFLYCCCQVSIDIKSWESREF; translated from the exons ATGTCGACAGTGATAAACAGAGCTACAAGCTTACCAAAATATGAAAGTCTGTTTTACTTTACCTGTTGGACCGGCGCCGTTCTCTATTCCGTTTATAAAGTATCTTTATTCAGTACTT ACTTCAACGATTATCATGATGTCTACAATGATTTTTCTCAAGGATGGATATGGCTAGGAAGGAAACAAGACGTTTCCGATCAAGAATGGAAAACATGGATACCGTTAATAACCAGATTAATGCCATGGTTATTTCTTCATCACTCCGTTAGCCATGTCATAAAAGCTTTACCAAACACCATG CTATTATGCTACTGGTACATTTTCACATCTGTCTCATTCTTGTATTTTTCTATCGGTATATCAGGCGCATTATGCACGCTAATTCAGCCAAGCGTATTGTATATTCTAACATATAAACGCAAGAACCATATCATATGGCTCATAAATACATTATTCTTGTTCTTAATACATTTCCTCAAAATTCCTGACGGCGCTTTTCAAAATATGCTACAACTGAGCGACGAAGAACATTATCTTCTAACTCTTACAATGTGTTGGATTCAATTAAGAAGCATTAGTTGCAGCATAGACAAACATATATCCGTGGCGAATTATTACGACGATACATCGCACTTCTTCAGGAATTTTTTGTGGGCATTAGCGTACTCCTTATATTTGCCCACGTTACATTTAGGTCCATTGATTTTATACCATGAATTCATAGATTCT ATAAAAAAACCATTCCAAGCTTGGAAATTAGCCGAACTCGGATGTTTTCTTTTAAATCTAGCGAGATATGTGTTCTGGATACTATTTGCTGATTTTTGCttacattttctttattttaacgCAATGCATTATCATCCTAAG GCTGTCGAATCTTTAAATCCATGGGCTTTGTATGGATTAGGATACTGCATGGGTcaattttttctaattaaatatgttgtagtatATGGTCTGAATCGTTCTTTGTGTGGAATTGATCGGATTAAAGCTCCTTCCCAGCCAAAATGTGTGGCGAGAGTCCATTTGTATTCTGATATGTGGAAATATTTTGACGAGGGTTTATACAAATTTCTTGTAAG ATATATGTACACACCATTGTTAACATCGAATTTTAATAAGCTGCTTGCTTCATTTCTGTGCTTTACATTCGTTTTCGTGTGGCACGGAATGCaaacaaatatttgtatttgGGCATTCCTGAATTTCGTAGGATTGAACGTTGAGAACTTCATGAAGTTAATCGAGAAGAGTAAATATTGCGCTAACATACGGGAAAGATATATGTCGCCAACAAATGCTCGAAGAGTTCATTGTGTTTTAACAAGTCCCTTGCTGGCAATGTCAGTAATATCGAACTTTTATTTCTTCGCCGGCGAGGAAGTTGGACATATCTATGTTTATAGGATATTAAACG ATATGTGGTACTCCACTATTATTTTACTCTATTTCCTGTACTGCTGCTGCCAAGTTTCCATAGATATAAAAAGCTGGGAATCGAGAGAATTCTGA